In Eriocheir sinensis breed Jianghai 21 chromosome 59, ASM2467909v1, whole genome shotgun sequence, the genomic stretch cagaggaaggatcaaactaccaccaggttcataaaactatccctggaaatggccaTAACTCTCATGAAAGTCTcatcaaatgtgtgtacttgggtgcTGGAATATTCTAAACACTATAGGAGTCTTTCCCATTCTTAGCAATCACAtactctgtcctcccttcctccagttcTCCCTGCATAAAGGAATTGAGCTGGACTGATGACGTGTAGGAGAGGACAGAGGGTTGTTCCGCTGGCTTACCGTGTGGTCAGGCAGCGCTCCCAGGACCCCAATCAGGGCGTGGTGCATCTGCTGGCCATCACCTTCGAAAAACTTCCCGCACCCTCCGATGAACAGCGTGTCACCTGAAaataaatcataataataataataataatcataataatagtaataataataggaaggtaGGGTaaagttaggctaggtaaggtaaggtatattAAGACTAagttaggcaaggcaagggaagtcAAGAGAAGGTTATGCTAGaataaccctttcattgctaaacgctctcagcgagcgttaggcgtatttgctggtggcgctaaacgctcgctgcgagatccacccgcactcaaatctcccgcgtatatgagtgttccaacactaattctcacaacacaggattgccaattgagtggattcttcaccaAATTtgatggaaaatcatatcagcccagcacggcaaatctacggacgaataactggtggatgttcttgcctaatatagcggcatttttgcatagcttcacctatcacttgactgattctttgaccaaatagttgtaaatattgcagttggcaatactcccttgaaAGAATCTCaagaaaagatgtccgcagttccctcaatacggttgatcatcccgcacgcaccaacATAAGttcacaagagaggcatacataaccgactcctatagatctggacttcctctttccaatggtgtttttgttttttagctgtgataaatagtttttgagatacagaggttaaaagagaccccccattgggctccccaactgcgcctgaggggatagtcgcgtccacaccgcgcgcaaggaagggttaagcaaggcaaggcaaggttaggttaggtaaggttgggtaaggtcaggttaagttaggttaggtaatgttaggtaaggttagacaaGGTTAAGCTACACTAGGTCAGGTTACACCAACTCTACCCACCAGTAAAGACAGCTGGCTTGTGTTCCGGGTCATCTGAGGTCACATTATAGCAGATGTGGCCCTTGGTGTGACAAGGTGTGAAGAGACACTCGATCTTGAGAGAGCCAATGGTCAGGGTGTCTCCATGGCCCACCAGCTGCGTCAAGCCATCCACTCGCTCGTCTCCGCCCACAACCTTGAGCGGGTTTTCGTAGGAGCTCACCAACTCCTTGTTTCCGCCAGCATGATCCCTGGAAAGCAAGTGTCATGAGTGCTTATAGTTTTGTACACTAGATGAATTGATAATTCTACTACTGCTTCATTCATTctgccttcccatcctcctcaaactcttccttcctcacctgctTTCCTTAAATAGCAGGTCTTATACATTagatgccttcccttcctccttaaccccctgactgcagatttcctaccagaagacctcaccaagctacaggaatggaacaaaaagtggctgctacaattcaatgaggaaaaatgtagtcctgcaccttgggaggggatatccagcataccaataccacatgagaaacactccactatccaccacaaaggcagagaaagacctgggagtgtatgttaccacgctaccagtgaagggatatccaacataccaataccacatgggaaatactccactatccaccacagagccagagaaagacctgggagtgtatgttaccaggctaccagtgaaggcaaaatctgtgtcaatcgcagcggacgggttaaactattcttccctttcccagTTTCCATAACTAGTAAAATATTTCTTAGCATGACGAAGATCTTTCTCGGGAACACAATGGGAGAATGACGTGCAGAAAGTAAACATTGGAGATTAGTTAAGAgagagaagacacacacacacacacacacacacagacaatgatggtggtgttgtattAGCTTACCAATGGTGGTGCGTGGTGAGTACTGTGGTCAGATTAACACCAGCAGATTTAACAGCTTCCAACACTGTCTTGGGCTCCACCGGATCAACTATGGCAGCCTCCTTGCTCTTCTCATCCATCAACTGGGAacaaattattatcattagtagtagtgctagtaagggaagggaaggtaaggtaaggggaataGAAGGTAAAGTAGTAGTGTTATAGTTTACAATCCAGGAGACACAAATGACTAAGTAAACTCTTTTGTATAAACAGGaatatggagggaggaaagaagaaagggacaatagaaggaatattaaaaaaataataaataaataaataaagtataagcaaagaaagacagaaggaagaaagaaagagagaagataatggatgaaaaaagaagaaaggacaaggattaagatagatagatagatagacagagagagagttaatggatgaaagaagaaacacagtgaaggaagaccaagaaacaaaagatagacagatagacagagatagatggaGGTCTTGGTCACACTCACCAAGTACATGTAGTTGTCCGAGAGGGCCGGCAGCACCTGGATCTTCATGGTGGTGTGTTCCTCGGTGGTCTGGGTGCTGTGGAACTTGCCTGACCCGACGCTGTACCACGCGTTGGCTGGCAGGGCAGGGAGAGCCACTTAAGATGTGATAagaaccccttgactgtggatttcctacaagaagacctcatcaagcaacaggaatggaacaaaaagtggctgctacaattcaatgaagaaaaatgtcaagtcctgcagcttgggaggggatatccagcataccaataccacatgggaacatTCCAAtatctaccacagaggcagagaaagacctgggagtgtatgttaccaggctaccagtgaaggcaaaatccgtgccaattgcagcagacAGGATAAATACTAACTTCATAATAAGGTTCCATtacaagagaaagagaacagttTCCCTTACATCAGAGTGAAAAAGGAGTTTAAAAGATCCTAATAAATACTAACTAGCCATTCATCAAAGTAGGTTCcattaagagagaaaaaagttccCCTTGCATTAATCTGAATAGAATATCTATGTATCAAAAACCTTATCTTTATATGAATACCTCTGAAGTAGGCAGCTGAGAGGCTCTGCACCGCCTGCTCCGGTAGGAGAGCCGAGACTAATCGAAACATTCACGCAGCATCCGTCTCTCAGCTgcaaggaggaggatgacagagTGAGAAGCATTCAGCGTAACTGATCCTGGCTTATCATGCACAAAAAGGCTAAACTCTACTCACTACACTGCATGACAACACGGAATATATACTCTTTT encodes the following:
- the LOC126985204 gene encoding hydroxyacylglutathione hydrolase, mitochondrial-like, whose amino-acid sequence is MFRLVSALLPEQAVQSLSAAYFRANAWYSVGSGKFHSTQTTEEHTTMKIQVLPALSDNYMYLLMDEKSKEAAIVDPVEPKTVLEAVKSAGVNLTTVLTTHHHWDHAGGNKELVSSYENPLKVVGGDERVDGLTQLVGHGDTLTIGSLKIECLFTPCHTKGHICYNVTSDDPEHKPAVFTGDTLFIGGCGKFFEGDGQQMHHALIGVLGALPDHTLVYCGHEYALQNLRFGAHVEPNNSAIQEKIAWVKKRRDENLPSVPSTIGQEKTINPFMRVGEASVQEHVKTSDPIETMTAVRAEKDNWKPPKL